GAAGTTCAATTTAGCTGGTCTCCCGGGTGCATCTGTGGCCCTGCAGGGTTCTGCAGCTCTTGAACTTCCTAGATAGAGGATCGGGATTCCTGTCTGGCTCACCCTGAGCTCCCTAAGTGTCCTAAGTGGTCTGTTCTCTCTTGCAAGGCCCAGAAAAGTCTACGGCCATGACAGAAACATCTGCGGCTGTGCGCATCCAAGCATGGTGGCGTGGCACACTACTACGACGCACGTTGCTGCATGCTGCCCTCAGCGCGTGGATCATTCAGTGCTGGTGGAGAAAGATAATGATAATGTTGCAAGGGAAGAAACGGCGGATGGCTCTGGAGTTATACGCTCGAAAAACGTGGGCAATAGTCAAACTGCAGTCCTGGTTCAGGATGTGGCACATACGTCATCGATACTGTCGTTTGCTGAATGCTGTTCGCATCATCCAGGTTTATTGGCGTTGGCATAGTTGTCACACTCGTGGCTTTATTCAGGGCAACTATGAAATCAAAGAAAACCGACTGAATATTCAACTTGAGATTTCCCTGGGCTCACAGGCTTGTAAGGTGGAACAGTGCATAACCCTACCAATAAAAGAGTGATCAGGTCTGCTACACCCGTATTCTCTGCTCTGTAGCAGAAGGATTTCCAAGTCACTATTAGGACCAACACGGCTTTAATCAcactagtgcctggcaaatcaGCTCTGAGGGGCACTACTGAGAAGGAGCCTCAGTggggaagtatgtgtgtgtgcttgtgtggtgtAGTGTGagacatatgcatgtgtgtatgtggtatatgcatgtgtgtgggtgtatgtg
This portion of the Mus musculus strain C57BL/6J chromosome 9, GRCm38.p6 C57BL/6J genome encodes:
- the Iqcf5 gene encoding IQ domain-containing protein F5; its protein translation is MGPEKSTAMTETSAAVRIQAWWRGTLLRRTLLHAALSAWIIQCWWRKIMIMLQGKKRRMALELYARKTWAIVKLQSWFRMWHIRHRYCRLLNAVRIIQVYWRWHSCHTRGFIQGNYEIKENRLNIQLEISLGSQACKVEQCITLPIKE